The sequence TCTCGATCTCATCGAACAGTACTACGCTATACGGCTTCCGGCGTACTGCATCGGTCAATTGCCCACCTTCACCATAGCCAATATAGCCGGGCGGCGAACCAACCAACCGCGAGGTGGTATGGCGCTCCTGGAACTCCGACATATCGATCTTTATCAGCGCCTCTTCGGTACCGAACATAAACTCAGCTAGTGCCTTCGCCAGCTCAGTCTTACCAACACCGGTGGGACCGAGGAAGATGAAGCTCCCAATCGGGCGCTTCGGATCCTTCAAACCGGCGCGAGCACGGCGTACCGCTTTCGAGATAGTCACAATAGCCTCGTGCTGACCGACAATGCGGCTGTGGAGGAATTCCTCCATGTGCATCAGGCGCTGCGTCTCATTACCGGTCAGGCGGGTCACCGGCACACCGGTCCACATCCCAACAACCTCAGCGATGTCCTCTTCGGTAACGTATGGCCGCTCGTAACGTTCATTGCTGCGGGTGCCTAATTCGGCTTCGATCTCCTGAATGCGCATAAGCATCCGCTCTTCGCGCTCTTTCAGGTCGTTAGCCAGTTCAAACTGCTGATCCTCAAGCGCTGCTTCACGTTCTTTCCGTAGCGCTTCCAGGCCGCGCAGGGCATCGCGCAGCCGCGGCGGGGTAGCCGAGCGATACATCCGAACCCGCGAAGCCGCCTCGTCAATCAAGTCAATCGCCTTATCGGGCAGTTGCCGGTCTGGAACATAGCGTGCCGACAACACGGCCGCCGCCCGAATTGCCTCATCGCTGATCTGTAACTGATGGAAGTCTTCGTAGCGCGACTTGATACCGCGCAATATCTGAATCGTATCTTCAATCGATGGTTCTTCGACCATCACCGGCTGGAAGCGGCGTTCCAGAGCAGCATCACGCTCGATATACTTGCGATACTCATCGAGCGTTGTTGCACCGATCGTCTGCAACTCACCACGTGACAAGGCCGGCTTGAGAATATTAGCTGCATCAAGCGTACCCTCTGCGCCACCGGCGCCAATAATCGTGTGGAACTCATCGATGAAGAGGATGCAGCGCGACTCCTTAATCTCGTCGATCACCCGCTTCAGACGTTCTTCAAACTGACCACGATACTTGGTACCGGCAACCAGTGCACCCATATCGAGCGTCACCACGCGCTTGCCCTTGATACTGTCGGGCACATCACCCTGCACAATGCGCTGCGCCAGTCCCTCAACAATTGCCGTCTTACCCACACCAGGTTCGCCAATCAGCGCCGGGTTATTCTTGGTGCGGCGCGAGAGAATCTGGATGACGCGCTCGATTTCATGTTGGCGACCGATGATCGGATCAAGGCGACCCTGCTCGGCCATTTCAGTCAAGTCGGTACCAAGCGCATCAAGATACGGTGTCTTCGATTGACGCTGGGTTGTGGTTGTGCCAGGCGCTGTCCGTGTTTCGCCGGTTGTACCGGTCGTACCATGACGGAGTACGCGCATCACTTGGTTCCGCACCTGTTCAAGTGATACGCCCAGAATGTCGAGGACGCCGGTTGCCACGCCTTCACCATTGCGCACCAGACCAAGCAGCAGATGCTCGGTGCCGATATAGTGGTGGTTGAGGCGATTTGCCTCTTCGATAGCGTATTTAATCACCTTTTGCGCACGGGCGGTCAATTCTTGGTCGGTGACCATGGTGCTTTCGCCAGAACCGACGATAAACTCAACCGCACTGCGTGCTTGCGGGAGCTTCACCCCTAGCTCGTCGAGCACGCGAGCTGCGATACCTTCGCTCTCGCGAATCAGACCGAGCAGAATATGCTCGGTACCAATATATGGATGATTGAATGCACGTGCCTCTTCGGCTGCCAGTTGCAACACTTGCTTGGCACGTTTGGTGAATTTGCTGTACAGGTCAGACATACGATTCTCCACTCGTTCAATTGGAGGAAACGGCTACATATTGCTCAACAAACCGGGGATAGTAACCATAGTTATAGTTATTGCGATACTCCTGACCATCCACGAGCGCCATCGTGGTTGGTCAGCCACCACCACTAGTCAGCCTCCTCCGCTTGCTCACTACTCTCGGTCGGCTCGTGGTGGAGACGGAGACTCAAGCCGATGCGTTTACGGGCTGGATCAATCCGAATAATTCGCGCCTGCACCACTTGACCTTCACTTAATACCTCGCGCGGATGCTGAATCCGCTCGTCGCCAATTTCTGAAATATGGATCAACCCCTCTACCCCATCTTCAATACGGGCAAAGGCACCGAACGATGCCAGTTGGGTAATCGTTCCTTCAACAATCTGGCCTAACTGGTACCGTTCAGCTACTTTCGTCCACGGTTCGCTCTGGGTGCGTTTAATCGAAAGTGCGATCCGTTTGCGTTCGTGATCGATGCTAAGGATCGAGACTTTTACCTTATCACCGACCTTCAAGATATCGCTGGGATGTTTGACCCGCGACCACGAAATTTCCGATAGATGGACTAACCCATCAGCACCACCGATATCGACGAAGACGCCGAAGTCGCAAATAGATGAGACGACCCCTTCACGGATGTCACCCTCGCGTAGGGAATTAAGTAACTCATCCTTCTTGCTCTCACGTGTTTCGGCCAGTGCCTGCCGCTCAGAAAGGATGAGACGGTTCCGATTGCGATTAATCTCAATCACTTTCAGCGGCAGTTCCACGTTCACCAGCCTCGCCATCTCAGATTGCTTTTGTGCCTCTGAGCTACGGCTAATACTCGACACCTGTGATGCCGGAACAAAGCCACGTACACCGTCGAGATCGACAAGCAAACCACCCTTGTTATAGTTTTTAACGCGAGCGTAGATAATCTCACCCCGTTCGTAGCGCTCTTGCAATACACGCCAGCTCTTTTCTTGACGAGCTTTATCAATCGAGAGAATAGCTCGTCCCTCTTTATCTTCTGACTGTACCACAAATACCAAAATGGGATCACCCACCTTAAGGGCCGCTCGTTCCTCCTCACTGAGGGTTTGCATTTCGCGGCTTGGGATTACCCCTTCGGCCTTAGCGCCAATATCGACCAGGATTTCATCGCGATCAATGCGCATGATTCGCCCATCAACCGTGTCGCCGTGTTTAAGATTACGATAGGCGTGCGTTGGATCACGCATGATGACTTCCATCAGCGCCTGATCGCCACGGTCGAGCAGGTCGTTCAGATCGGGTTTGTGTATGGATTTGTTTTCGTTTTGGTTAACATGATTAAGCTCTTCCATGAGAAATCCCTGCGCAGAAGCAGCAGCGCGCTATTCGACGGGGCTTGGTCGGAGCGATTCGTAAAGATATTATACGTCGGGCTGATGTAAAACGCAAGGTTTCAGGATACTGTGTTGGAAGTTTTCAGAGGTTTCGAGGACGGCTGGTACCCTCACCTTCCCCCAGCCCCCTTCCTCTCCCACAAGGGGCGCGGAAGGGGGAGGTGGTTCATCTCTTTCTGCCCAGCTTGCCCGCAAGGGGTGAGGAAGAGGGGAGTTTGCAGTGGAGAGAGTCGTTCCTGGTTTACCAAACCTGCCTAAATCGCAAGTCTGGCTGGCTGCCTTTCTTCAGCCGAATTTTCACAGTTCATCCAGGATTGCCCCGTTTGGGGTCTTACATCCTGTCCCTGTGCGTTTAAAGTCTCCGTGAACCCACTCCGGCGACTAATCATTTTGAACGCTGCCGCTTCAATGTTACGAGCAGCGTTCAAGTCCCTATTAGCGGTATACCCGCACTCGCAGACAAACATACGATCGCCCAGCGTTAGATCATCTTTGACAGCGCCACAGTTTGAACATAGACGGCTGGAAGGAAAGAACCGATCAATAGCAACTACCTGTCCGCCATACCATTCGGTTTTGTAAGTTAGTTGCCGTCGAATCTCCCCAAAACCAGCATCCGCGATAGACAAGGCCAGGCGATGGTTTCTCAACATCCCCCTCACGTTTAGGTCTTCCATACCTACGACTTGATAGGTTTGAGCAATCCTTGTGGTCATCTTATGCTGATAGTCCAGCCGACGATTGGCCACGCGCCGATGCAATTTTGCCAACTTCCATTTGGTGCGTTGCCAACGACCACCACCCTGTTGACGACGAGACAACTCACGATTGAGCCTCTTGACCTTACGTAACTCAGACTGCAACAGTTTTTGGTTTTCAAACTGCGTGCCATCCGAGAGTATCGCCAAGGTCTTGACACCCAAATCCACTCCAACTGATTCCCGTGGATGTTCGTGTTTTGGCTTCTCAACCTCAACATTGATAGTAGCGTACCAGTGATCTATATCCTCAGAGATTGTAACTGACACAATTTTGCCATCGAACCTCAGAGTTTCGGCCATATTGATTGGCGTGTCTAGTCGTTCCAACTTAAGCCAGTGACCATCAACCTTGACTCGTGTCCCGTCCATTCTGAACGACCGTTTTGACCGTTTCCTGCTTTTGAGGCTGGGGTAGCCCTTCTTTGCGTCACCGTTCTTGCAACGGCGAAAGAAGTTCTTGAACGCGGCATCGAGATTGCGAAAGCCGGTATCTACAGCACATTTGGAGACATTCAGAGTCCAGGGGAACTGCTCACGCCTGACAGCGTTGAACTGCTGCTTAAGAAGATAGGCTGATGGCCTGCCGCCTTCCTCGCGTTGGCGTTTCCATTCAGACAGCCCCCAATTGAAGCAAAACCTTGCTACGCCACAGGCTTGACGGAGATATTGTTCCTGCTCTGACGTTGGGTTCAACCTAATCTTATGCGCTCTCTGCATCAGCGTTCTCTTTCCGCTTGCGTCCACCGCGTTTTCCATAAATCCTGCTGCTGAAACGCACGATGATGGTCAAGATGTCTTCAACCAATTCCTCGTGTTCGTCTTTGCTCTCTTCTCGTTCAAGCACCTCAACAGTGCAACCAACGCCTTTGAAGAACCGCTCAATGGTGCGGAAACCAAAACGGGCAAGACGATCCCGATGCTCTACTACAACTCGCCTGACTTCACCCTTGCAAGCAGCATCTATGATCTTGAAGAACTGGCGGCGGTTGTCGTTTAGACCAGAAGCAATCTCTGAGCAATCCAGAACAATGCGATAACCGCGCTCCCCACAGGCTTCAACCAGCCGCTCGTGCTGGCGAGCCAGGTTCTCTGCTTGCTTCTGTGTGGAACATCGAGAGGAGATCGCAACATCACTTATCTGTAACAGTTACACCATCAGAAACGGACAGGAGGGCCTCGATTTCCGCGCTATCATACCGCCGATGTCCACCAACGGTGCGATGGTCAGTTAGCTTTCCGTCCCTGAGCCACCGATGTAAGGTAGTCTTAGAG comes from Chloroflexus sp. Y-396-1 and encodes:
- a CDS encoding ATP-dependent Clp protease ATP-binding subunit yields the protein MSDLYSKFTKRAKQVLQLAAEEARAFNHPYIGTEHILLGLIRESEGIAARVLDELGVKLPQARSAVEFIVGSGESTMVTDQELTARAQKVIKYAIEEANRLNHHYIGTEHLLLGLVRNGEGVATGVLDILGVSLEQVRNQVMRVLRHGTTGTTGETRTAPGTTTTQRQSKTPYLDALGTDLTEMAEQGRLDPIIGRQHEIERVIQILSRRTKNNPALIGEPGVGKTAIVEGLAQRIVQGDVPDSIKGKRVVTLDMGALVAGTKYRGQFEERLKRVIDEIKESRCILFIDEFHTIIGAGGAEGTLDAANILKPALSRGELQTIGATTLDEYRKYIERDAALERRFQPVMVEEPSIEDTIQILRGIKSRYEDFHQLQISDEAIRAAAVLSARYVPDRQLPDKAIDLIDEAASRVRMYRSATPPRLRDALRGLEALRKEREAALEDQQFELANDLKEREERMLMRIQEIEAELGTRSNERYERPYVTEEDIAEVVGMWTGVPVTRLTGNETQRLMHMEEFLHSRIVGQHEAIVTISKAVRRARAGLKDPKRPIGSFIFLGPTGVGKTELAKALAEFMFGTEEALIKIDMSEFQERHTTSRLVGSPPGYIGYGEGGQLTDAVRRKPYSVVLFDEIEKAHPDAFNLLLQVLEDGHLTDGKGRRVDFRNTIIIMTSNVGTEHIRRASRIGFGSNAAEIDQNDMRRKVEESLRMLFRPEFLNRIDATIIFHPLTTEEIQSITQLMLKRVQAQLDEHQIKLVVQPDALEFLARRGYDPAFGARPLRRVITNLIEDPLAEGLLSGQFRDGDTVIVDTFEDQLRLRSQREIDQEKVEESPALV
- the rpsA gene encoding 30S ribosomal protein S1, encoding MEELNHVNQNENKSIHKPDLNDLLDRGDQALMEVIMRDPTHAYRNLKHGDTVDGRIMRIDRDEILVDIGAKAEGVIPSREMQTLSEEERAALKVGDPILVFVVQSEDKEGRAILSIDKARQEKSWRVLQERYERGEIIYARVKNYNKGGLLVDLDGVRGFVPASQVSSISRSSEAQKQSEMARLVNVELPLKVIEINRNRNRLILSERQALAETRESKKDELLNSLREGDIREGVVSSICDFGVFVDIGGADGLVHLSEISWSRVKHPSDILKVGDKVKVSILSIDHERKRIALSIKRTQSEPWTKVAERYQLGQIVEGTITQLASFGAFARIEDGVEGLIHISEIGDERIQHPREVLSEGQVVQARIIRIDPARKRIGLSLRLHHEPTESSEQAEEAD
- a CDS encoding RNA-guided endonuclease TnpB family protein, coding for MENAVDASGKRTLMQRAHKIRLNPTSEQEQYLRQACGVARFCFNWGLSEWKRQREEGGRPSAYLLKQQFNAVRREQFPWTLNVSKCAVDTGFRNLDAAFKNFFRRCKNGDAKKGYPSLKSRKRSKRSFRMDGTRVKVDGHWLKLERLDTPINMAETLRFDGKIVSVTISEDIDHWYATINVEVEKPKHEHPRESVGVDLGVKTLAILSDGTQFENQKLLQSELRKVKRLNRELSRRQQGGGRWQRTKWKLAKLHRRVANRRLDYQHKMTTRIAQTYQVVGMEDLNVRGMLRNHRLALSIADAGFGEIRRQLTYKTEWYGGQVVAIDRFFPSSRLCSNCGAVKDDLTLGDRMFVCECGYTANRDLNAARNIEAAAFKMISRRSGFTETLNAQGQDVRPQTGQSWMNCENSAEERQPARLAI
- a CDS encoding IS607 family transposase produces the protein MLQISDVAISSRCSTQKQAENLARQHERLVEACGERGYRIVLDCSEIASGLNDNRRQFFKIIDAACKGEVRRVVVEHRDRLARFGFRTIERFFKGVGCTVEVLEREESKDEHEELVEDILTIIVRFSSRIYGKRGGRKRKENADAESA
- a CDS encoding helix-turn-helix domain-containing protein, translated to MLLRLSEVEQKYRLSKTTLHRWLRDGKLTDHRTVGGHRRYDSAEIEALLSVSDGVTVTDK